One Saccharomyces kudriavzevii IFO 1802 strain IFO1802 genome assembly, chromosome: 7 DNA segment encodes these proteins:
- the PUF4 gene encoding Puf4p (similar to Saccharomyces cerevisiae PUF4 (YGL014W); ancestral locus Anc_4.114), protein MSITDLKEEIDDVPSVDPVVSETVNSALEQLQLDDPEEPAISNIFSNEAPQSSQFVNGPPSQMFPHPQMMGGMSFMPYSQMMQVPHNHGPFFPPPDFNDPTAPLNNSSLNAGAPPMLFNNDSLPFQMLSSGATATAAGGQALNTLTNESSMKVLPNTSADPLWIPANVLGSASVAIEETTATLQESIPSKNAASNNKTSSFRRQTFHALSPTDLINAANNVTLSKDFQADMQKISKANKPFVGANNTAKTRTQSISFDNTPSSTSFIPSTDSVSEKLSGFKIEETHKEDLIGKATSSKKESSPTTYAAAYPYGGPLLQPNPIMPGHPHNISSPMYGIRSPFPNSYEIGAQFQPFSPILNPASHSLNPNSPVPLNHSPIHLGPVLNPNSQSVAFSDIKDNNGKPITGNDKIGPMNPNLGPSMQPFHMLPPQQNTPPPPWLYGTPPPFNTMVPPHLLAQNHMSLMNNVNNKHHNRNNNISSHNHNDNSGNSNYNNKDGSRSNAGKMKNTKSGYHGYYSNNNNNNNSNNNNNSNNNGNNNNNNSSSNNVEKQRKIEDSSRFADAVLDQYIGNIHSLCKDQHGCRFLQKQLDVLGSKAADAIFEETKEYTVELMTDSFGNYLIQKLLEEVTTEQRIVLTKISSPHFVEISLNPHGTRALQKLIECIKTYEEAQIVVDSLRPYTVQLSKDLNGNHVIQKCLQRLKPENFQFIFDAICDNCIDIATHRHGCCVLQRCLDHGTREQCETLCNKLLTLVDKLTLDPFGNYVVQYIITKESERKKYDYTHKIVHLLKPKAIELSIHKFGSNVIEKILKTPIVSEPMILEILNNGGETGIQSLLNDSYGNYVLQTALDISHKQNDYLYKRLSDIVAPLLVGPIRNTPHGKRIIGMLHLDS, encoded by the coding sequence ATGTCTATAacagatttgaaagaagaaatcgatGACGTGCCATCCGTAGACCCAGTCGTTTCAGAAACAGTCAATTCTGCTCTAGAACAGTTGCAGCTAGATGATCCAGAAGAACCCGCCATTTCCAACATATTTTCGAATGAAGCGCCACAAAGTTCTCAATTTGTCAACGGTCCTCCATCTCAAATGTTCCCTCATCCCCAAATGATGGGTGGGATGAGCTTTATGCCTTATTCTCAAATGATGCAAGTCCCTCATAATCACGGTCCTTTTTTCCCACCTCCTGACTTCAACGATCCTACTGCACCATTGAACAACTCGTCTTTGAATGCAGGTGCCCCACCAATGTTATTCAACAATGACTCTCTCCCTTTCCAAATGCTCTCTTCTGGTGCAActgcaacagcagcaggAGGACAGGCTTTAAATACATTGACTAATGAAAGCTCAATGAAAGTACTACCTAACACTTCTGCCGATCCGTTATGGATTCCTGCAAACGTTCTAGGCTCTGCGTCTGTGgccattgaagaaactACCGCTACTCTGCAAGAGAGCATTCCATCTAAGAATGCGGCATCCAATAATAAGACTAGTTCTTTCAGGAGACAAACCTTTCATGCTTTGTCACCAACAGACCTTATTAATGCAGCCAACAATGTGACCTTGTCAAAGGATTTTCAAGCTGAtatgcaaaaaatttccaaggCCAATAAGCCATTTGTAGGAGCTAATAATACTGCAAAGACTAGAACTCAATCTATTTCGTTTGACAATACGCCTTCCTCTACTTCATTCATTCCCTCAACTGACAGTGTTTCCGAAAAATTATCTGGCTTCAAAATCGAGGAAACCCACAAGGAGGATTTGATTGGAAAAGCCACATCAAgtaaaaaggaaagtagTCCTACGACTTATGCAGCAGCATACCCTTATGGGGGCCCCTTACTTCAACCAAATCCTATTATGCCAGGCCACCCACATAATATATCTTCACCTATGTATGGCATTAGATCACCTTTCCCTAATTCATATGAGATAGGTGCACAGTTTCAACCTTTTTCTCCGATCCTAAATCCTGCGAGCCACTCACTAAATCCAAACTCTCCGGTTCCTTTAAATCATTCACCAATTCATCTAGGTCCGGTTTTAAACCCTAATTCGCAGTCAGTTGCCTTTTCAGATATCAAAGATAATAATGGTAAACCTATAACTGGTAACGACAAGATCGGTCCAATGAACCCTAATCTTGGACCATCCATGCAACCGTTCCACATGTTGCCTCCTCAACAAAACACCCCACCTCCTCCTTGGTTATATGGAACACCTCCTCCCTTTAACACAATGGTCCCTCCTCATTTATTAGCCCAAAATCATATGTCACTAATGAATAACGTCAATAATAAACATCATAACCGTAATAATAACATATCAAGTCATAACCATAACGACAATAGTGGTAATTCCAATtacaataataaagatGGAAGCCGTTCCAACGCTGGTAAGATGAAAAACACGAAAAGCGGTTACCATGGCTATTATagtaacaacaataataacaataatagcaataataataacaatagtaataataatggcaataataataataataacagcagcagcaacaatgTGGAAAAGCAGCGGAAAATCGAGGattcttcaagatttgcAGACGCTGTGTTAGACCAATATATTGGGAATATTCATTCGTTGTGTAAAGATCAGCATGGATGTCGTTTTCTGCAAAAGCAATTGGACGTTCTCGGTAGTAAAGCAGCAGATgctatttttgaagaaaccaaGGAGTATACCGTCGAATTGATGACTGATTCATTTGGTAACTATTTGATTCAAAAGTTATTAGAAGAAGTTACCACAGAACAGAGAATTGTACTCACGAAGATATCTTCCCCTCATTTTGTTgagatttctttgaatcctCATGGTACAAGAGCATTACAGAAGTTAATTGAATGTATCAAGACATATGAAGAAGCACAGATTGTTGTTGATTCCTTACGTCCTTACACTGTTCAATTGAGCAAAGATTTAAATGGTAACCAtgtcattcaaaaatgtttgcAAAGGTTGAAACCcgaaaattttcagttcaTTTTTGATGCAATCTGTGATAACTGTATTGATATTGCCACTCATAGACATGGATGTTGCGTTTTGCAACGCTGTTTGGATCATGGAACCAGGGAGCAATGTGAAACTTTGTGTAATAAATTGCTGACCcttgttgataaattaaCTTTAGATCCATTTGGTAATTACGTGGTTCAGTATATAATTACCAAAGAATCcgaaagaaagaaatatgaTTACACGCACAAAATTGTTCACCTATTGAAGCCAAAGGCTATTGAACTTTCTATCCATAAATTTGGATCAAatgttattgaaaaaattttaaagaCGCCTATTGTTTCAGAACCAATGATTCTGGAAATTTTAAATAATGGTGGCGAAACAGGCATTCAATCATTGTTGAATGACAGTTACGGTAATTATGTTCTACAAACAGCATTGGACATTTCTCATAAACAAAATGATTATCTTTATAAAAGGTTATCAGATATTGTGGCACCTTTACTAGTAGGTCCTATAAGAAATACACCTCATGGTAAAAGAATCATTGGAATGTTACATTTAGATTCATGA